In the genome of Mauremys reevesii isolate NIE-2019 linkage group 6, ASM1616193v1, whole genome shotgun sequence, the window CCCGTGAGGAGatgacacagccagtgccccacatggccagcaggatcccccactacctcccgctcctcccatttcttcctgcccagcaaactggtccccttccaggattcctgcccagctcagtcccaatccccttcttccctcctccctgtcaaacctgcccccattcagcaccatccccacaaccgagctgggaccatgtgattccttgtcccccagtcacagctgccctccagccccacaagtcccccactgcccaatctcacaattctcccttctcttctccctgccttcagccccagcaatccctgccctctgctgcccccccccacacccccccccccccccccaatagccCCGCCCAAACCCCGCCCAACCCacgtctctctcccccctccagctgccgGATGACGGgtctcactcaccacaatcctctccaccacagccgccttgcagcagtgcggctccagcgtgtcctgccctctgtcctgtgCAGCAAGACACGCGGGGTAGATGGCCCGCaggaacctgagctgctgcccctcaTCCTGTACCCACCGGGAGTGGGGGATAGCGAGAGAGAACCTGTTAGCTAgggaccttcctccccacccacaccagctccagggctcaggcctcagtgGGGGATTGTGGGGAGCCGCCTAGTGTCCAAATCCCCCACgactcctacacaagcaggactgggaactgggacagtgcctgtggggggaggagacctcGGCTGTTGTGGGACAAACACCCCCATCTTGGGGGTCCCACATCAGGGATGTACAAGGGCCCCATTAGGGGTGGTGGATCATCAGGGACAAGACcctcggcagggggtggggatgctgggaagggacaggacaatcttggttccagcccaggtgggaaacatttgtaccttgtctctgccctggagctgctctccgatgaccttgagagcagcttcctctgtggtcatctccagccattcctccgccgctgactccgtgggggtccctgcacccaggagagaagggaacagggggatgtctgctgccccttgggggaaggacaggggtgtGGTGAGGAGCGCAGGATAAAggaccccccttcccacctcaggcacccagggcagatcgggccccacacctccctctcagggctgccttcacactgtccaggactccacgggaggtgccgactcccccagccccggagcatcaagggacaaagtggcagcagctcttgatgctcccacccccagctccccttgctgcaggggcagctgtgtgactgctgctggtgtcagtggggttcacgtggctcaggccagacacctgggctggggaccccccccgccatatcactgggagagtgtctgggcccagggtgttcacatccccgtcctcacccctccctcagcccagcctggctcctcacctggaacaaagcagcagcgtccagaggcgtcgctgctgctggagccccaggcactgctgctgtcccGTGCTGAGCTGATGGTGCTGGGATCTTCTAGCTCCTGGTCTGAGGGGGCTGAAAGATCCTCAGAGCCCGGGCAGGgcgatgccccctgctgggaatgagggctgggctcctggggccgctgctgcccacataacaggccccagagcctccctgcccggtgcccctcctgggctgggtcctggcCGCAAAACCTCATCCTGAGCCAACTCCACCTGGGCTTGGTCGGGGCCTCTCCCAGGTCGGCGCCTGCGCCGGGAGCTGGCTTTGTTCTCCAGAAGGCTGGGAACTTCCGCCTtctggcctggatgggagctgcttccccgccagcggggacggagaggtggctctgccccttgggaagATGGCCGCTCCTTCCCGAAGGCTCTGggggcacctgcagagccttcctcCTGAACCTCCGCAGGAGCTTGGCCATCCTGGAATCGAGCGGGGAACAGGTGTGAGTCTGGGGTCACTCCTGGGCCTTTTCggtccctcctcagccctgctccaaccagagcagccccttctccccccataggagtgcagggagtgcaagctacacacactggcaggagttcattgcatgatctgctccccCTCAACGTTCCCCCTCgtcatccctgctgctgctgcaagatccaggaagtctcatccttttagagcaatggggtcagtcccaaagaccatcggttactctggacaagcagctccctccaggatcctgacatgccagcactttacacaccttcctgcagcctcccaacccccatggcctgtagccatgggaccccgaccctactgatggcaaacaggcctcagctactggctcagggtcacaccaagtgtcagagccatggatggaccccttcctaaccactgctgcacactccctcccacagctggcaatcgCAACCAGGCCCTAGTGtccgctccccctgcctttgagagggagtgtcactcctggctccattgctgcctattgatctgtgggactgggctctctgggcctcacatccccgaatgggctttaaagaagacaatggttaaagtttggccccaactctttcttgtttctctacacttgccattttagcaaagtttagaattcttgacgttcaacacctggaaacattcctttctccttcgcagacagcttgagcatccatcctcacccaggctcactgctgccaggagtTAGAGAATCCACCCTATTCCCCTTGGACCTACCCAAGGAGTCCCACAGCAAAGTggggacagagccagaaagagaagccaacagtcctgactcctgttctaactaacagacaacaacccccacagaggcagggagagagcccaggaaaTAATCACTCAATTAGgaatcttttctgcaccctctctaatttttttaacataatattcaaaatgtggacacaagaactggattcaacattccagtttcaggctcaccaatgctggatcacttccctttccatactcactactctatccagccaagaatggctttaaccttttttaccacagtttcacaTTGACAGATTATGGTGAGCAGctcatccactatggcccccaaatccttttcagagtcacagctttccagcggactgtcccccattctgtagggtgcTGCCTGACTCCTCTGTTACTGGCAGGCTGGGTTTGCATGTGGCTTTATAAAAGCTAATGATTCAGTAAGTAGTTTAGAAGAACTagcccattagagagagaatcatgaattgctcaaagacaacgaatggagaaaagcagcaagagcaaacaaacacgtttggttctggcttatttccttggtcttaaaagagagtaacaaggacctgagtctcctccctcacaatagccccatgctcggcccaatcagcattgagactctgagacTCAGAAAGCGGAGAGGTCTCACCAGCTGTCGCAGGTCACCACCGGAGGGAGTCACTCttagagcactattccagccacatctttgggagggcctcccgcaaggagagttggagcgcaaccccccacccctgccccccactccacatgcgcacacaggtcctggtggtgaaaggagagcagggggaaaggacaaaggtgcaagagaagaagagaaaggagggagagacaggaaaagggaaaacaaaaaggagaaaccccaatgtccccagtgattctaagggacaaagtcctaggtcagaaataaaatgctgcccccacaatctagtgttttccggcacctgatggatcagactgaacaggttccaaatctttcagaggctcttaccttctatatagggacgtctgttttctggaTAAATCAATAATTGAAGAAGAAAACTCTGAAGAGGGTCCTCGTTACGCTCACGTAGGTAAAGTGAATTATCTCGGtactcgaggagagacctcgagatggaggcagctgaagcaaagccacagggatctccaaggttgcccctgtcgtgcacccctgtcctgcctggatgatgtcaagagctctctgtgagatcatcgcctcccaccacctttgtccaataggctgaggtcctgccaaaggcccttgtgatgtcactgccacacccacccctcccccgcagtgctgatgtcctgcccctgtccagccacattggatgtttgtgctgctttacctggatcaccccactcaatgactcttcattgtggggatgacaccgactatacagtagaacacgagacgctcttccccatgctacgctcagttgttcataaattagtagactttatggacagaagagacaattagaccatggaatctgacaccctgcatatcacttgctttctgtatagcatagtagctagtttttgactaaacacgttccagaaaggcatctagtcttcattagaagacctcaagaaatggggaattcccaccacttccctttctagtttattcctttggtgattcatcctcactgttgactatttgtgccctatttctaatatgaattggtctcttttgagtttccagccactgagacttgttatgcttttctctgctagattaatgagccctttaatatcagctattttctctccatgaagtcacttcaacacttcaatgacatcacctcctgatcttttgataatctaaacatgctgagctctttcactagttcactagcaggcattttctccagccctcaaaacgtttcattgcttttgctgccccatctccaatatttcaaaatcttttcaaAGCGgacgccaaaactggatgcagtattccaggatcaGTCTTACCGATGGTGCGTCACCTcctgtgctcctcactgctcTTTTCATCCAGCCAATGATGGCGTTAGCCTAggcaccacagcatcacactggctgctcatgttgaatggcttgcccagcatggcctctcaatcctcttcacagttagtgctttcctggatacacttccccattctgcaggtgtggcctgcatgctttgctgctagGTGTAGGACCTTTCCtttggttcttttcaaacttgttttctttgaatgggtccagcttaTCACGGGATCCGATTGCTCTGcgtcactgccctgtcctcagcattaattaccTCTCTGCTAGTATTTGATCACCCACCCACGTTAgtggcagtgattttatattgcgTTGCAGTtcactgatatttattttcaagaattaatCCTTGAgagatgttagggggcttattccttcaccctctcacttccctggtccttctcgcatgaacagagagcaacaatacccgaagtctgaaggtgcaaacaatttgatgtttattggggtcaacttccagcaagcatgattccagtttccttccttagtgtctccttcccagctctgacaccacagagccttgcctgtgtccctgttcctattccctgttctcattccccccttagcaaaacatgatcccaattcccccacccccagcccctgttcccatcccccccttacttcctgactgactgcagactacatagaaaaacttgagttctgcttagctagaccttaaccagtcattgtactgacatttaactaaccaatcctaacatactgtaacatggttatttaaccaattatatcccaccagccTCTCTATGGCTccctctacaccagtggttttcaacgtatttaccattgtgagctgcacatgcagctctctgtgttatgtgggccgcatccacacaacATATATACTACCTGAATGGCTccgaggatgtcacatgggctgcagctgtgtgctgattgggccctgGGTTAAGAACTACTGCTCTACACTGAGAGATCTGGCTTGTTTCCAGGCCCCATGGCAAAACCCCAGTGTAAACAAGGTAATGCTGCTAATTGTCACCAGTGTAGCTTAGCCTGGTTTCATGCAGAGATAAGCTACACCAGTTCAACACACCATTTACCTTGTCTACAACGGGACTGTATTAGACCAGCTACACTGAAGACCGGAATCAGGGCAAAACCTCAGGATATGCTTTGCTCAGCTGGAAAAGCTGGATTCTAAAGGTCTTGGCTACAGTGGCAATAGACACAGATACTGCTAAACTAGTCATAGCgggtgggatattcccaccaaCGGAGCCTTGACGAGGAAATGTTACTTTATGGAAGCACTTGTCCTGTTCCAGAATTGAAAGCGCACTGCAGCGTTGAGAGGCGAGGATGTTTCTCATGGAAATTACTGTGTAACTGTAGTTAAGCTGCATAAATCAGCTGTTGTGTCCCGCAATGTGTAAGCCAGTCGTTAAAGAAAAAATGACCACAGCCCTTCTGGTTTGTGTATCCAGGAATCCTTTCATGGTTTTCAACTTTACAGCTTGCCATTTTGAACAGCTCACCAGCTCAGCTGATGGGATTCACCATGAAACCTGTCTGCTTGCAAACTGCATGAGCCCGAATTAGATCACAGCATCGGAATGTGATTTGTTTGGTCTTTGCAGAGGTGTGGCCATTCAAATAAGCAAAGAACTTAATGCACCAATAAATCAAACCTTttttgttggggtgggggcagggttgttCTAAAGAATTTCTCCTGTTCCTACTTCCTTTTATGCATCAATCCCATTTGTTAATCCGCGGATGTTCTGGTAGCTCCTGTGCTTAAAACACAACGGCACAGGCCCCAGATAACAAAATGCAGCCAATAGGGCATGTATGGTATGGGGCATTGTTTAATAAGTCTCCTCTGTAGCTCCTGAATGAGTGTGAAAACACAGGCCTGTGATCCATTCCAAGTTAATGAAtgtatttctctccccccccccgccccccaatcctCTGTTTCAACGCCACAGCTTCATTTCCTGTACTTTTAACAATTGTATTTTGcaaatatgatgcagttgcactGCCTGGTTAAGTGAGGAAAGTCAGCGGAGAGGCAAACAATTCTGCCGAGATCAAGAGGAGGAGCATGAGACACAAAATGGGGTGCTAGGATCTCCTAACACAAAATCGGCTTTATTGTAAGACTTAACATATGTACAGATATATAGGGACAGAGGCGGATGAAAGCAGATAAATAAAAATGGCCTGAAAGCTAGAGTCTTATTTTACATTGCCGAGGTTTGTCATGAGATTCTGATAGACTGGTACTGAACTAAAGGGGGAACTGCGGGTGACGGTgaaccccataaggcttcatgggaatatgcttatgaatgtatacatgatataactggaatatgttttatgctacacatgccatgtaatatatctacgtaaaggttatgatctactcaatacactcctcctatttgtatgcatgtagcatttttgtacttgaagttagcaatattggctgtatacttgcttgatttctaagtagcctctgtaaagcatttgagcagcttcttgagaaaggaatgtgcaagttaagtgcccaatcaagaagcactaagagacaatggatcttgggaggctccaatccacataagaagtctacgaggacgttcaaggtagcaggtaagccatggctgctgcctgtaaaacttgagtcatgcagggacatgtgacttgcccatgtgactccaaagctccatcttggagctggactttgtataggagagaggaggaggcctccacccacaagagacagtctacttaaacccctgggagacccctccattttgtcttcagctggctaaagagagagcctctccaaacccaaggatacccgaaagaaactggaacaaaggacagtaactacagggggggtgagtgattgctggacccagaccagaaggagactagtctgtaaaaggaagcttactggaactggtgaggttatagctgtattcagtttcttagacatagacttgcgtgttctattttattttccttggtaattcactttgttctgtctgttactacttggaaccacttaaatcctactttctgtatttaataaaatcactttttacttattaattaacccagagtatgtattaataccagggggaggggcaaacagctgtgcatatttctctaccagtgttatagagagcaaacaatttatgagtttaccttagaagcagcaaagagtcctgtggcaccttatagactaacagacgttttgcagcatgagctttcgtgggtgaatacccacttcttcggatgcaagcagtggaaatttccaggggcaggtgtgtatatataagcaagcaagaagcaagctagagataacgacgttagatcaatcagggaggatggggccctgttccagcagctgaggtgtgaaaaccaagggaggagaaactggttctgtaattggcaagccattcacagtctttgtttagtcctaaactgatggtgttaaatttgcagatgaactggagctcagcagtttctctctggagtctggtcctaaagtttttttgctgtaagatggccaccttaagatctgctattgtgtggccagggaggttgaagtgttctcctacaggtttttgtatattgccattcctaatgtctgatttgtgtccatttatccttttccttagagactgtccagtttggccgatgtacatagcagaggggcattgctggcatatgatggcatatattacattggtggacgtgcaggtgaatgaaccggtgatggtgtggctaatctggttaggtcctgtgatggtgttgctggtgtagatatgtgggcagagttggcatcgaggtttgttgcatgggttagttcctgagctagagttactatggtgcggtgtgcagttgttggtgagaatatgcttcaggttggcaggttgtctgtgggcgaggactggcctgccacccaaggcctgtgaaagtgtgggatcattgtccaagatgggttgtagatccctgatgatgcgttggaggggtttgagctggggactgtatgtgatggccagtggagtcctgttggtttctttcttgggtttgtcttgcagtaggaggcttctgggtacacgtctggctctgttgatctgtttccttatttcctcgtgcgggtattgtagttttgaggatgcttggtggagattttgtaggtgttggtctctgtctgaggggttggagcagatgtggttgtacctcagtgcttggctgtagacaatggattgtgtggtgtgcccaggatggaagctggaggcatgaaggtaggcatagcagtcggtaggttttcggtatagggtggtgttaatgtgaccatcacttatttgcaccgtggtgtctaggaagtggacctcccatgtagattggtccaggctgagttgatggtggggtggaagctgttgaaatcgtggtggaatttttccagagtctccttcccatgggtccagatgatgaagatgtcatcaatgtagcgtaggtagagaaagGGAGGAGATGTTAACCCCTCTCTGTCTCTAGCAGTGAGTTGGTGCCCCAGCATGGGGGGAGAGTTTGGAGCCCCTGGATTTGTGCATTAATCAGGTCTTAGTTTAGGCGTGAGCTTCCTTTGCAGAGCACAGAACAGCTGCTGCGTTTGTGCTGTTAGGATCTCCTGTACCTGCCAGATAAAGAGCTTCTGAATCCCAACAGGGTGTGGTGAGGAGAGGGGAAGGCACGTCCTGCTTTTGCTTGCATGGACTTGAATCTTCCTTGTTCCCCATGAGGCTGCAGCTCAGACCCTGGGGAGGTCAGCGGCCCGTGTTGAGCTGGGTGAGGCTGCGAGgtgggtttggggtttgtttgacATGGCTTAAGGTGCATTGGTGCCCTTGCATCACATCAGTAACAGGCTTGGTTTGACCTAAACAGGGATAGGCCTGT includes:
- the LOC120407315 gene encoding uncharacterized protein LOC120407315 translates to MAKLLRRFRRKALQVPPEPSGRSGHLPKGQSHLSVPAGGEAAPIQARRRKFPAFWRTKPAPGAGADLGEAPTKPRWSWLRMRFCGQDPAQEGHRAGRLWGLLCGQQRPQEPSPHSQQGASPCPGSEDLSAPSDQELEDPSTISSARDSSSAWGSSSSDASGRCCFVPGTPTESAAEEWLEMTTEEAALKVIGEQLQGRDKDEGQQLRFLRAIYPACLAAQDRGQDTLEPHCCKAAVVERIVELIEELPKDSPPSEILASCLAAVGNLSTMKPALEPELESRLLQAALGSVFTLGTETDATDIQALHKVMPELLDAVLGNLLESGALGGWDQSRETLTSCDLQDTSCVLGKESF